The genomic interval TAATTTATATACTTCCCCCACCACTGTTAATAAGAAACAACTAATCAGTAACCATTCATTTTTTAAGTCTTATTCTCCTCAGTATGATCCATCAGTAGAACTGATGCTCTTGTAAAGGCACCTTGAAGTTGGTGGGGTCTATCCGGAGTTGGTAAGCGTGCAGGGTTTGCAGAGGACCCAGGGTGACGGCCAGCTGGCTGATGTCTTTGGCTCCCTCTGCGATGGCCAGAACAATCTTCTTTCCGTGAGAGCGCAGGTGAGCGGAGCTGGGGCTGATGTCAAGATGGGAAAAGTATGTCTTGGAACCTGGTTCAGTAGCAAACATCCTGTGGAGGAATTTGGAATTCTTGTCAGTAGTGTTGCAATGGTGCACATTCGTAATTGAAAGACAGGCTACATTCACCCtactatgttttcattttttaagcGGCGTATTGAGACAAGAACAATCTCTGTCCACTCAAGAGTTTTAGCTACAGTAGCTGAACTAATCTATGTTCATATTAACACGCCTCACAACGCACATCACATGACCATTCGCATACATTGTGCAAGCGCGTGACAGTGGTAACAGGAAGACTGTCCGATGTTACTCAGCGGTTCAAAATCATGGATGTACAacctgaaaatacagaaaatacttttgggaaagaacaacaatggcgaaCAAGTAAgaccagggatttatttgcttggaccaacgacgaggtggaactgttactgaaaggtaggTAAACCTAGCTAACcaataagactgactgacgtgcaTCGTCATTTCCAAAGGTCTCCATTCATGCCCATCTAAACTACACAGCAAACCAAAACGGGGCAGCTGTGATTCCAAATTTCTCCGTTTTAGGGGCTTTTAGGGATGTGAAGGCATAAATGTGGCAAAAGATAttaatttttaaaacaaaacaaattgtaaaTGTAGTCACAGAAAACATTATTGACGATCAGAGTGGGTGAGATATGGAGACTGATATTGGCCACTCCTTTGctgccatcatcatcatcatcatcatcatcatcatcatcatcatcatcagcagcatcatcatcatcatcatcatcatcatcatccctgGTGTGAACACACGGCCCATTCATTCATTCGTTAACTAGGGTGCTTTTGTagtaaaaaaaggaagaaactgGCAGCGTATTTTGGTTCCAAAAAGCAGCCGAGAGcatcttttgttgctataacaacagctactgctacagtatcctagagcgctatgtggagcagtgctaacgttagataaaacaaagtggtggagcgggctagagaaagaacacagAGCGAGAGAGCGGTGCTACTAACGTTACATAAAACAAAGCGAGTTCCCTGTACAGGTAGCacccttttctttttgttatgaAAACGACAGGTCTGGCGTCTCCGCTTGGCATTGGTCGGCTGTCAAAAAAAAGCGCTGGACGTAGGgcattttttttcagaaaagttgCAAGCTGCAGAAAAAAATGTCGGAGGTGGCGTTTAAAAAAGCACTCAcgaatttttttaaaacatggtTTACTCTataggattataatgtaaaacagacaCTGGCAGCTTAAAAAAGACaccaagtgtgaacatagccttagAGTCATTTCAATTAGCTTGCATCCATGACATCCTATATAGAATTTAAAAGGTAACTAATAGCCACCCAGTAGTTGATAAATCATTTACCAATGTTTTATGGCCATAATGTATACAGTCAATTacttatttataataataaaaaatacaccaTCAATTCTTCAGGAACACATGTTGATGAAGGGTTTTCACTTTCTAATAAGGCATAAGGAAGGGGCTTAGCTATTCATAAGTGAGTCCaagttttattttaagattattttttgggctttcccgccttttttatttttgacaggacagctaggtgagagagagggggaatacacgcaggaaatcatcacaggtcagattcaaaccctggattGCATCAAGGCctctctcagtatatgtgcacctgctctaccaactgagccaacccagccatGTCCaggtttttttaaacgttattgcCATTAATACACATTCACAGGAAATAtagaacaaacaaacacacacacacacacacacgcgcgcgcacacacacacacacacacacacacacacacacacacacacacacacacacacacacacacacacacacacacacacacacacacacacacagctgggcaGTCATGTGTTGCATCATGGAAACATGTTTGACTTTTTGTATCCATAGTCATTCAATAAATAGCCttgtaataaaataatttttcttGCAATCACCAATAAAAATTACAATGCATACCACTGATCTGTAGTAAATGTGTTTAGGTGTTACTTCCAATAAGAACAATAGGGGGCCAAGGGGGAAAGTACGTTTCCAGACATTTCTCTATTTCTTTTTGTAAcgtttttccaaaatgtttgtATTTTCGGACAGTCCCAAAGTATGAGTATGGTCACCGACCATAGCACAGCTTCTCCGTGGGTCTAAGTTGACTGAAGAGATAAGATAAAACATCTCCTTGCAAACCGACGGTTTATAATTCGGAAACGTCTACAGCAACAACAGAATATGGACCTACCTAAGAAGCGCCTCTGCTCCAATATCTTCTGCCACAGGAGTCAGTCTTCCCCATATCTCTGCAATGAGCTCTTTCTCCCTCGTTGAGAGCATCGCAGCCTCTCGAACTGGACGTTAGAGAATTCTTTGTAGTGGAATATCCAGAGTGTGAGATGACTTTACAACATCTTAAAGCCTAAAACCATCTTAACACCACATTAACGCCGTTAACCAAAACGCGCAAAAggagagtaaaagtaaaaaattagGCTACTTCTGTGTGAAGATGACGACGTGTGAAGCTGAAGATGTCCGCGGCCGTGTTGTTTCCCTGCCCGGTGTTATCGGAcagccgcagcagcagcagcagggtagggtggggtgggtgggggggctcCACGCCACTGCGCTATCTGCTGCTTCACGTGCGTCACGCTGGATGTTTCCACCATAACAAACATTCAGTGGTCGACCACAAAGTGCAGCTGGTCTGGGGTTGCCCGAGGGCAGAGGtagaaagtaactaagtacatttacttaagtaggcTACTGCATTGGTTCCCAAAGTGGAGAGTCGGGACCCGGGGTCCTGTTCCAGGGGGGGTCCCCAGAAaggggaatcatttattttcactataaggCAAGGCAGCCTTATTGATAAAGCACacttcagcaacaaggcaattcaaagcgatttacataaaacatgaatgaGCAAACATTCATTAAAGAGAAGCTTTATTAATATAGCTGAAATAGAATAAGACAgctataaaatacaagaatacaattttcagtgcagtgtaagaaagtAACAATCACTTGATTTaaaaaaggcagcatcaaaaagaaaagtctaTTCCATCCATAAGTGACAGAATGCATGACTATTTTGATCATGGGTATCATccataataaaacatctaaaagcaaagaTCCTGTCAGATGGGGCACCCCTGCATAGGACACATTCATGTCAATGGGGGTCCTTAGCCTACCTTTGCCTAAatttgtcagtttaggggtcatTGACGTAAacaagtttgggaaccactgggctactgtacttaagtacaattttgaggctCTTGAGTCTGTTCTTTCCTTTGGGTTCTGGGTAATTGTGATGTAATTTCTCACTATTTTTAAttgataaatcaattaattgagaaaataatgagcagattaatccacaatggaaataatcagTAGCCTAGTAGCAGTccgatataaaaaacaaaaattctgCTTTTCCATGAATGTATATGTAATGAATGTAATAACCTaatgatataatataaaaatagtataacagtcacaggggacatttctctgcattaagtcattttaattttaatactttgaGTATTTTTCTCTGATTGTacttatgtacttttacttaagtaacattttaattgcagtggagtattgattttttacagtgtggtattagtaagtaaaggatctgaatacttcctccaccagtGTCCGATGCTGGCCCTTTCGGGGCCTTCACattattcttattttgtttgtttatgggGATTTTAGCAGGTGTAAGTGCTCATCCGCTCCAGAGTTGCTTACACTTAACTAAGTGAATAAGtgaattgtattaatgtttttataaatcaataaatgaagGAGAGATATTGATTACAACTTTTGTCAACAACATGCACACCTTTTTATAATCAAGGAAGCTGCAGCATGAAGGACCAAGGACTGTAGTAGTTTAAGTTAGCAGTTTAGTTATTCTTACTAACTTTCAAGTCATCCCCTGCATGGTAAAACTGTGCTGCTCCAGGTGAGGCTCGAACTCACAACCTCGGCATCACTCTGCAGGTTACTGTCTTATAAGTACCGCGCACTGACCGATTGCGCCACTGGAGCACATGAAAGTCACTACCAAATTCCTTAGAATCAGACTGATCACTCTGGCCAGACAGGTCAATAAAAAGGCAGGAGAAAGACATTTAGCAGGAGTAcaaaagtacaattttgaggctcatgagtcttttctttccttggGATTCTGGGTAATTGTGATGTCATTTCTCACTATTTTTAAttgataaatcaattaattgagaaaataatgagcagattaatccacaatggaaataatcagTAGCCTAGTAGCAGTccgatataaaaaacaaaaatcctgcTTTTCCATGAATGTATATGTAATGAATGTAATAACCTaatgatataatataaaaaatagtataacagtcacaggggacatttctctgcattaagtcattttaattttaatactttgaGTATTTTTCTCTGATTGTacttatgtacttttacttaagtaacattttaattgcagtggagtattgattttttacagtgtggtattagtaagtaaaggatctgaatacttcctccaccagtGTCCGATGCTGGCCCGTCTTCGGGGCCGCCTCTACattattcttattttgtttgtttatgggGATTTTAGCAGGTGTAGGTGCTCATCTGCTCCAGAGTTGCTTACACTTAACTAAGTGAATAAGtgaattgtattaatgtttttataaatcaataaatgaagGCTAGCTATTGATTACAACTTTTGTCAACAACATGCACACCTTTTTATAATCAAGGAAGCTGCAGCATGAAGGACCAAGGACTGTAGTAGTTTAAGTTAGCTTAGTAAGCAGTTTAGTTATTTTTACTAACTTTCAAGTCATCCCCTGCATTGTAAAACTGTGCTGCTCCAGGTGAGGATCGAACTCACAACCTCGGCATCACTCTGCAGGTTACTGTCTTATAAGTACCGCGCGCTGACCGATTGCGCCACTGGAGCACATAAAGGTCACTCCCAAATTCCTTAGAAATCAGACTGATTACTCTGGCCAGACAGGTCAATAAAAAGGCAGGAGAAAGACATTTAGCAGGAGTAAAAAAAACTGGTCCAGCAGGTCAACCAGTAAGCTGACCAGTTCGACCACAGTTGGTGAGTGTCTCTCCACAGTCGTTGCTCCCGCTCGGGCAAAAAACATAGAAAACTATGGGGgcctggttagctcagttggtagagcagcgGCTCATATATAGAGGTTGCTGTCAGATGGGGGACCCTGCATAGGACACATTCATGTCAGTGGGAGTCCTTTACCTACatttgtcagtttaggggtctttgacgtaaaaaaaaaagtttgggaaccaatgggcttctctacttaagtacaattttgaggctcatgagtcttttctttccttggGATTCTGGGTAATTGTGATGTAATTTCTCACTATTTTTAAttgataaatcaattaattgagaaaataatgagcagattaatccacaatggaaataatcagTTGCCTAGTAGCAGTccgatataaaaaacaaaaatcctgcTTTTCCATGAATGTCTATGTAATGAATGTAATAACCTaatgatataatataaaaatagtataacagtcacaggggacatttctctgcattaagtcattttaattttaatactttgaGTATTTTTCTCTGATTGTacttatgtacttttacttaagtaacattttaattgcagtggagtattgattttttacagtgtggtattagtaagtaaaggatctgaatacttcctccaccagtGTCCGATGCTGGCCCTTTCAGGGCCTTCACattattcttattttgtttgtttatgggGATTTTAGCAGGTGTAGGTGCTCATCCGCTCCAGAGTTGCTTACACTTAACTAAGTGAATAAGtgaattgtattaatgtttttataaatcaataaatgaagGCTAGCTATTGATTACAACTTTTGTCAACAACATGCACACCTTTTTATAATCAAGGAAGCTGCAGCATGAAGGACCAAGGACTGTAGTAGTTTAAGTTAGCAGTTTAGTTATTCTTACTAACTTTCAAGTCATCCCCTGCATGGTAAAACTCTGCTGCTCCAGGTGAGGCTCGAACTCACAACCTCGGCATCACTCTGCAGGTTACATTGCGCCACTGGAGCACATGAAGGTCACTACCAAATTCCTTAGAATCAGACTGATCACTCTGGCCAGACAGGTCAATAAAAAGGCAGGAGAAAGACATTTAGCAGGAGTAcaaaagtacaattttgaggctcatgagtcttttctttccttggGATTCTGGGTAATTGTGATGTCATTTCTCACTATTTTTAAttgataaatcaattaattgagaaaataatgagcagattaatccacaatggaaataatcagTAGCCTAGTAGCAGTccgatataaaaaacaaaaatcctgcTTTTCCATGAATGTATATGTAATGAATGTAATAACCTaatgatataatataaaaatagtataacagtcacaggggacatttctctgcattaagtcattttaattttaatactttgaGTATTTTTCTCTGATTGTacttatgtacttttacttaagtaacattttaattgcagtggagtattgattttttacagtgtggtattagtaagtaaaggatctgaatacttcctccaccagtGTCCGATGCTGGCCCTTTCAGGGCCTTCACattattcttattttgtttgtttatgggGATTTTAGCAGGTGTAGGTGCTCATCCGCTCCAGAGTTGCTTACACTTAACTAAGTGAATAAGtgaattgtattaatgtttttataaatcaataaatgaagGCTAGCTATTGATTACAACTTTTGTCAACAACATGCACACCTTTTATAATCAAGGAAGCTGCAGCATGAAGGACCAAGGACTGTAGTAGTTTAAGTTAGCAGTTTAGTTATTCTTACTAACTTTCAAGTCAACCCCTGCATGGTAAAACTCTGCTGGCCAGGTGAGGCTCGAACTCACAACCTCGGCATCACTCTGCAGGTTACATTGCGCACTGGAGCACATGAAGGTCACTACCAAATTCCTTAGAATCAGACTGATCACTCTGGCCCAGACAGGTCAATAAAAAGGCAGGAGAAAGACATTTAGCAGGAGTAcaaaagtacaattttgaggctcatgagtcttttctttccttggGATTCTGGGTAATTGTGATGTCATTTCTCACTATTTTTAAttgataaatcaattaattgagaaaataatgagcagattaatccacaatggaaataatcagTAGCCTAGTAGCAGTccgatataaaaaacaaaaatcctgcTTTTCCATGAATGTATATGTAATGAATGTAATAACCTaatgatataatataaaaatagtataacagtcacaggggacatttctctgcattaagtcattttaattttaatactttgaGTATTTTTCTCTGATTGTacttatgtacttttacttaagtaacattttaattgcagtggagtattgattttttacagtgtggtattagtaagtaaaggatctgaatacttcctccaccagtGTCCGATGCTGGCCCTTTCAGGGCCTTCACattattcttattttgtttgtttatgggGATTTTAGCAGGTGTAGGTGCTCATCTGCTCCAGAGTTGCTTACACTTAACTAAGTGAATAAGtgaattgtattaatgtttttataaatcaataaatgaagGCTAGCTATTGATTACAACTTTTGTCAACAACATGCACACCTTTTTATAATCAAGGAAGCTGCAGCATGAAGGACCAAGGACTGTAGTAGTTTAAGTTACCTTAGTTAGCAGTTTAGTTATTCTTACTAACTTTCAAGTCATCCCCTGCATGGTAAAACTGTGCTGCTCCAGGTGAGGCTCGAACTCACAACCTCGGCATCACTCTGCAGGTTACTGTCTTATAAGTACCGCGCGCTGACCGATTGCGCCACTGGAGCACATAAAGGTCGCTCCCAAATTCCTTAGAAATCAGACTGATTACTCTGGCCAGACAGGTCAATAAAAAGGCAGGAGAAAGACATTTAGCAGGAGTAAAAAAAACTGGTCCAGCAGGTCAACCAGTGAGCTGACCAGTTCGACCACAGTTGGTGAGTGTCTCTCCACAGTCGTTGCTCCCGCTCGGgcaaaaaacatggaaaccTATGGGGgcctggttagctcagttggtagagcagcgGCTCATATATAGAGGTTGCTGTCAGATGGGGGACCCTGCATATGACACATTCATTTCAGTGGGGGTCCTTTACCTACCTTTGCCTAAatttgtcagtttaggggtctttgacgtaaaaaaaaaagtttgggaaccaatgggcttctctacttaagtacaattttgaggctcattagtcttttctttccttggGATTCGGGGTAATTGTGATGTAATTTCTCACTATTTTTAAttgataaatcaattaattgagaaaataatgagcagattaatccacaatggaaataatcagTTGCCTAGTAGCAGTCCGATATAAAAAACAAGAATCCTGCTTTTCCATGAATGTATATGTAATGAATGTAATAACCTaatgatataatataaaaatagtataacagtcacaggggacatttctctgcattaagtcattttaattttaatactttgaGTATTTTTCTCTGATTGTacttatgtacttttacttaagtaacattttaattgcagtggagtattgattttttacagtgtggtattagtaagtaaaggatctgaatacttcctccaccagtGCTATCCGATGCTGGCCCTTTCAGGGCCTTCACattattcttattttgtttgtttatcggGATTTTAGCAGGTGTAGGTGCTCATCCACTCCAGAGTTGCTTACACTTAACTAAGTGAATAAGtgaattgtattaatgtttttataaatcaataaatgaagGCTAGCTATTGATTACAACTTTTGTCAACAACATGCACACCTTTTTATAATCAAGGAAGCTGCAGCATGAAGGACCAAGGACTGTAGTAGTTTAAGTTAGCTTAGTTAGCAGTTTAGTTATTTTTACTAACTTTCAACTCATCCCCTGCATTGTAAAACTGTGCTGCTCCAGGTGAGGATCGAACTCACAACCTCGGCATTACTCTGCAGGTTACTGTCTTATAAGTACCGCGCGCTGACCGATTGCGCCACTGGAGTACATAAAGGTCACTACCAAATTCCTGGCAAATCAGACTGATTACTCTGGCCAGACAGGTCAATAAAAAGGCAGGAGAAAGACATTTAGCAGGAGTAAAAAAAACTGGTCCAGCAGGTCAACCAGTAAGCTGACCAGTTCGACCACAGTTGGTGAGTGTCTCTCCACAGTCGTTGCTCCCGCTCGGgcaaaaaacatggaaaccTATGGGggcccggttagctcagttggtagagcagcgGCTCATATATAGAGGTTGCTGTCAGATGGGGGACCCTGCATAGGAC from Perca fluviatilis chromosome 21, GENO_Pfluv_1.0, whole genome shotgun sequence carries:
- the zgc:163057 gene encoding hemoglobin subunit alpha-D — its product is MLSTREKELIAEIWGRLTPVAEDIGAEALLRMFATEPGSKTYFSHLDISPSSAHLRSHGKKIVLAIAEGAKDISQLAVTLGPLQTLHAYQLRIDPTNFKFFSHCMLVTLAAHMRNDFTPVAHAAMDKYLSAFAAVLAEKFR